From a single Populus trichocarpa isolate Nisqually-1 chromosome 17, P.trichocarpa_v4.1, whole genome shotgun sequence genomic region:
- the LOC18107119 gene encoding B3 domain-containing transcription factor FUS3 — MVHEKPEACAWMAGGEGVTEEGDNKQTPNIEGGSDLVIDGSNRDHLAGSMAIDPRRLRFLFQKELKNSDVSSLRRIILPKKAAEAHLPALESKEGIFIRMDDLDGLHAWSFKYRYWPNNNSRMYVLENTGDFVSAHGLELGDFIMVYQDNQSQNYVIQAKKASDQNVYTDIARNAVNDFVVHDYEVSKLSSFYVNYPVVDNTGLSFIYDTTAFSNDSPLDFLGGSMTNFSRIGNLESFGSVENLFLDDFY, encoded by the exons ATGGTTCATGAGAAACCCGAGGCCTGTGCTTGGATGGCAGGTGGAGAAGGTGTCACTGAGGAGGGGGACAATAAGCAGACTCCCAATATTGAAGGGGGCTCGGATCTTGTTATTGACGGGTCGAACCGTGATCACCTTGCTGGTTCTATG GCCATTGATCCAAggagactgagattccttttcCAAAAGGAACTTAAGAACAGTGATGTAAGCTCTCTGAGGAGAATCATACTCCCAAAG AAAGCAGCCGAGGCACACCTCCCTGCTCTTGAGTCCAAGGAGGGGATTTTTATCAGGATGGATGACTTAGATGGTCTACATGCTTGGAGCTTTAAGTACAG GTACTGGCCTAATAACAATAGTCGAATGTATGTGCTTGAAAACACTG GGGACTTCGTTAGCGCTCATGGATTAGAGTTAGGAGACTTCATTATGGTATACCAAGATAATCAAAGTCAGAACTAT GTCATCCAAGCTAAGAAGGCCTCGGACCAAAATGTATATACTGATATAGCTAGAAATGCTGTCAATGACTTCGTTGTTCACGATTATGAAGTTAGCAAACTCAGCTCCTTTTATGTGAACTATCCTGTGGTTGACAACACAGGCTTGTCGTTTATCTATGACACCACTGCCTTCTCAAATGACTCACCCCTTGATTTTTTGGGTGGATCAATGACTAATTTCTCAAGGATTGGGAATCTGGAAAGCTTCGGATCTGTCGAGAACTTGTTTCTGGATGACTTCTATTAG